The Erpetoichthys calabaricus chromosome 13, fErpCal1.3, whole genome shotgun sequence genome has a window encoding:
- the ice1 gene encoding little elongation complex subunit 1 isoform X2 produces MKPLEKQKEDLDSLKTELEEKKCSIKMYQQTFCEMQMLKDEHTKTEALKKKYEMQAKKLEETTAKQNSEIKQLRKEKKHLEKHLERTQKNLEESERRIKEKVLKHVSTQITPPKEDRKEIDKSKVQLLLQEIWMCIEPSGPESQWKENMAVCVESGKQLRMPPSVQSSKPNQHLLNELENQFPCHSTTSLTSPLRDISRESSVQSSPLSSPGLQHTYMLPVEPKSKKQKKLKRKGTRITKNDDFITTTALNGQTPEHSDKEQHNDSDFIHSSEAFSADSCENLEEIMNCFEPLPPPLSPVHSVVSHNQENLFGDISDLSEMETDGEESFIEVENETFKNNKSELSSEDSEHLQNNSTTKCISNFSVLTTEIFQVDPHLINEAKECTYKQEEKGDIHDNNSASCEDIHRTTEIQKELVNGSVSFRVNKTQNENSSRISKSSDSEDCETSLNFNPNSKVCLSEEVTTKEHILGITNEKYDLLSQSNADSVPDEMEISLQASENNTIDCSSFQDSVFDINLHVNTFVSTDSSDQNKPEKSYDKITLSSCEDVANKHEETLNEDSLENNSSNQEKQVNCKYVLKNSADLMTYEKSIKSNTTHMISDGEAKKETVESSEILSTVTERGINETELKHSDVKKPYSSSVAESSLNTFDFKVHAHLLSQDINIETLTHDNLTPPKKKEDCISENRSCIKQNSVNVEVQNLHSTNVINNIKDTEMMPEKEKVGDGNLPLQDIFAKHSSSQKQDSGHHPDAMRHESDEIIAATKKYSPGPKPSVDSESSLEMGTLSRPPNVKAILEVPVTSGLKQVSGIKHDFQNHKVLIGNNVSFNGTSDLNCSANDSEGEPETFIPHRMLKKLGSQRPRTLCLSDNGLGESELLFATNSVNIPTLDQYKNNNNVDESVNVNQGNKDTQEDASRKSAFKINVNFCATKLTPKCHTVPELQHSENQESAEFVIEAYEKLIEVRSQEPNINMFLSGHQDRSDSGKYFELLQFNVHQQKEKDKATEISVEPSSNSRAQSNVNENSMPLCTTLLSKTQTEPTVSALPTNSIVSGSHNNLDKNPTPACTSLSLDTLAESAIIPLPVKIKTSRSQSNVNENSMPVCTSLLSETEKEPTASTLPVESTPSRSQNNLTHRNSTPLCHSLSLNGKMEPSITALPIKITASSSQNNVDENGVPVCTSLSSDIQKKSTVSTLAIKSIPSELDKETILAKEKGLNKYVYNSVENDASVPSAKKNVMLGMMKEGELCGTIPTVHATADTSTSSQPSSDCLRKMRSEMGPPLPPLLAPLTATPPRVPRPVSPLSSSFMSPMEELVSPLKETPIPPLMSPLSDVQKCKSLSFDTPSPSDMNNLGRIQSSPLQFCAATPKHALPVPGRLPQSAVTASTSSASIHQENSVKILDTMYPELSARARTLNILKGNVKPIRFVPSLDSSLLGQGNRLSGFTAINPSATVFTKTVKTCDSKNSPFQPPKETTESKRLSSDQTRKRPFVLLPKSAAKKLCLDGYSPVANRLNSPVSASSDSEANKLDNPLSEVNRNEKNNLPETVTTSSILAVGMKGLFEKIEHCCFDLWPVVHSHIIVGNISVMPVMRDEEKEVIYEICVSKKIFSE; encoded by the exons AAATCGACAAAA GTAAAGTCCAGCTCCTTTTACAGGAAATTTGGATGTGCATAGAGCCTTCAGGTCCAGAATCACAGTGGAAAGAAAACATGGCTGTTTGTG TTGAGAGTGGTAAACAACTGAGAATGCCCCCTAGTGTACAGAGCTCCAAGCCGAACCAGCATCTTCTCAATGAACTGGAAAATCAATTTCCTTGTCACAGTACTACATCTCTCACTAGCCCTCTAAGAGACATCTCCAGAGAATCATCTGTTCAGAGCAGTCCATTAAGTTCTCCAGGTTTGCAGCATACTTATATGTTGCCTGTTGAACCCAAAtctaagaaacaaaagaaattgaaaagGAAAGGCACCCGTATTACAAaaaatgatgattttattactacaactgCATTGAATGGTCAAACACCAGAACATTCTGACAAAGAGCAACACAATGATAGTGATTTTATTCATTCTTCTGAAGCATTCAGTGCTGATTCCTGTGAAAATCTTGAAGAAATAATGAACTGTTTTGAGCCCTTGCCCCCACCTCTGTCTCCTGTACACTCTGTAGTGTCACATAATcag GAAAATTTATTTGGTGACATATCAGATTTAAGTGAAATGGAAACCGATGGTGAAGAATCATTTATTGAAGTTGAAAATGAAACTTTTAAGAATAACAAATCTGAACTAAGTAGTGAGGATTCTGAGCACTTGCAAAATAATTCAACAACAAAATGCATATCGAACTTTTCTGTGCTTACTACTGAAATCTTCCAGGTAGACCCACACCTTATAAATGAAGCAAAAGAATGTACTTATAAACAAGAGGAAAAAGGTGATATTCATGATAATAACTCTGCTTCCTGTGAAGATATTCATcgtactacagagatacaaaaagagTTGGTCAATGGCAGTGTCAGTTTCAGAGTGAATAAAACCCAGAATGAAAACTCGTCGAGGATAAGTAAAAGTAGTGATTCAGAAGACTGTGAGACAAGTTTGAATTTTAACCCCAATTCTAAAGTCTGTCTAAGTGAAGAAGTTACAACTAAAGAGCACATTCTAGGCATAACCAATGAAAAATATGATCTTTTGTCTCAAAGCAATGCAGACTCAGTCCCAGATGAAATGGAAATAAGCTTACAGGCATCGGAAAACAATACAATTGATTGTTCTTCATTTCAGGATTCTGTATTTGATATAAATTTGCATGTAAATACATTTGTTTCAACAGACAGTTCAGAtcaaaataaaccagaaaaaagTTATGATAAAATTACTCTCAGTAGCTGTGAAGATGTTGCAAATAAACACGAAGAAACATTGAATGAAGATTCTCTTGAAAATAATTCTTCGAACCAGGAAAAGCAAGTTAACTGCAAATATGTATTGAAGAATTCAGCAGATCTTATGACTTATGAGAAATCCATAAAAAGTAACACAACACACATGATCAGTGATGGTGAAGCAAAGAAAGAAACAGTGGAGAGTTCTGAGATTTTGTCAACAGTTACGGAAAGGGGCATCAATGAAACAGAACTAAAACACTCCGATGTGAAAAAGCCATATAGCAGCTCTGTGGCTGAGAGTAGTTTGAATACTTTTGACTTTAAGGTTCATGCTCACTTGCTTAGCCAAGATATTAATATTGAAACATTGACGCATGACAATCTCACACCACCAAAAAAgaaagaggattgtatttcagaAAATAGAAGTTGCATCAAACAGAACTCTGTGAATGTTGAAGTACAGAATTTGCACTCCactaatgtaataaataatattaaggaTACCGAAATGATgccagaaaaagaaaaggttGGTGATGGAAATCTGCCGTTACAAGATATCTTTGCTAAACACAGTTCTTCACAAAAACAAGATAGTGGCCACCACCCGGATGCTATGCGACATGAGTCTGATGAAATAATTGCTGCAACAAAGAAATACAGTCCTGGTCCTAAACCCTCTGTTGATTCAGAGTCTTCTTTAGAAATGGGAACATTAAGCAGACCACCTAATGTTAAAGCTATATTGGAAGTGCCTGTTACCTCTGGTTTGAAACAAGTCTCAGGAATAAAACATGATTTTCAAAATCATAAAGTATTAATCGGAAATAATGTCTCTTTTAATGGCACATCTGATCTAAATTGTAGTGCTAATGATTCAGAAGGTGAACCCGAGACTTTTATACCACATAGAATGCTTAAGAAACTGGGAAGCCAACGTCCACGAACCTTATGTTTAAGTGATAATGGTTTGGGAGAGTCCGAGTTGTTATTTGCAACAAATTCTGTAAATATTCCCACTCTTgaccaatataaaaataacaataatgttgatgaatcagtaaatgtaaatcaGGGCAATAAAGATACACAGGAAGATGCCAGTAGAAAGTCGGCTTTTAAAATTAATGTCAATTTCTGTGCAACAAAATTAACTCCCAAGTGTCATACAGTACCAGAACTACAACATTCAGAAAATCAAGAATCTGCTGAATTTGTAATAGAAGCATATGAAAAGTTAATAGAAGTTAGAAGCCAAGAACCTAATATAAATATGTTTCTTTCTGGTCATCAGGATAGGAGTGACTCTGgaaaatattttgaacttttacagTTTAATGTACATCAACAAAAGGAAAAGGACAAAGCGACTGAAATATCTGTAGAACCTTCCAGTAATTCAAGAGCTCAGagtaatgtaaatgaaaatagtaTGCCTTTGTGCACCACTCTTTTATCAAAAACCCAAACAGAACCAACAGTGTCTGCATTACCTACTAATAGCATAGTTTCAGGATCTCACAATAATCTTGATAAAAATCCTACACCTGCATGTACTAGTCTTTCGTTGGACACTCTAGCAGAATCGGCAATAATCCCATTACCTGTTAAAATCAAGACCTCAAGATCTCAAAGTAATGTGAATGAAAATAGTATGCCTGTGTGCACCAGTCTTTTGTCAGAGACTGAGAAAGAACCAACAGCATCAACACTGCCTGTTGAAAGTACACCATCAAGATCTCAAAATAATCTTACACATAGAAATAGCACACCGCTGTGCCACAGTCTTTCATTGAATGGTAAGATGGAACCATCAATAACTGCTTTACCTATTAAAATCACAGCATCAAGTTCTCAAAATAATGTAGATGAAAATGGTGTTCCTGTGTGCACCAGTCTTTCATCAGATATCCAGAAAAAATCAACAGTATCGACATTGGCTATTAAAAGCATACCTTCTGAATTGGACAAGGAAACAATATTAGCAAAGGAAAAAGGCTTAAATAAATATGTCTACAACTCTGTAGAGAATGATGCGTCGGTtccatcagcaaaaaaaaatgtaatgttaggCATGATGAAAGAGGGGGAATTATGTGGAACAATTCCAACAGTGCATGCTACTGCGGATACTTCTACCTCATCACAACCCTCTTCAGATTGTCTAAGAAAAATGCGATCAGAGATGGgccctccacttcctcctctgcTAGCACCCCTTACAGCTACACCACCTCGAGTACCGAGACCTGTCTCTCCCCTTTCATCTTCTTTCATGTCACCAATGGAAGAATTGGTTTCCCCCTTAAAAGAGACACCTATTCCTCCTCTTATGTCTCCACTTTCAGACGTACAAAAATGTAAATCTCTATCTTTTGACACTCCTTCACCTTCTGACATGAATAATTTAGGAAGAATACAATCTTCTCCTTTGCAGTTTTGTGCAGCTACTCCAAAGCATGCTTTACCTGTTCCTGGTAGGCTGCCTCAGTCAGCTGTTACTGCCAGcacatcatctgctagtatacATCAAGAGAACTCTGTAAAGATTTTGGACACAATGTACCCAGAACTTTCTGCCCGTGCTAGAACTTTAAATATTCTTAAAGGGAATGTCAAACCTATCAGGTTTGTCCCTTCATTGGACAGCAGTTTACTCGGACAAGGTAATAGACTTTCAGGTTTTACAGCCATTAACCCTTCTGCTACTGTATTTACTAAAACAGTTAAAACCTGTGACTCTAAAAACAGCCCTTTCCAGCCTCCAAAAGAAACCACTGAATCCAAAAGACTGAGTTCTGATCAAACAAGGAAGAGACCCTTTGTTCTTTTGCCTAAGAGTGCTGCCAAGAAGCTTTGTTTAGATGGTTATTCACCAGTTGCCAATAGGTTAAATAGTCCAGTCTCTGCCTCCAGTGATTCGGAGGCAAACAAACTTGACAACCCCCTTTCTGAGGTCAAcaggaatgaaaaaaacaatttgcCGGAAACTGTGACCACTTCCAGCATTCTGGCTGTTGGAATGAAGGGACTTTTTGAAAAAATTGAACATTGCTGTTTTGATTTGTGGCCTGTTGTCCATAGTCATATCATTGTTGGGAACATTTCTGTCATGCCAGTAATGAGAGACGAAGAAAAGGAGGTTATCTATGAAATCTGTGTATCAAAAAAG ATATTCAGTGAGTGA
- the ice1 gene encoding little elongation complex subunit 1 isoform X1, with translation MKPLEKQKEDLDSLKTELEEKKCSIKMYQQTFCEMQMLKDEHTKTEALKKKYEMQAKKLEETTAKQNSEIKQLRKEKKHLEKHLERTQKNLEESERRIKEKVLKHVSTQITPPKEDRKEIDKSKVQLLLQEIWMCIEPSGPESQWKENMAVCVESGKQLRMPPSVQSSKPNQHLLNELENQFPCHSTTSLTSPLRDISRESSVQSSPLSSPGLQHTYMLPVEPKSKKQKKLKRKGTRITKNDDFITTTALNGQTPEHSDKEQHNDSDFIHSSEAFSADSCENLEEIMNCFEPLPPPLSPVHSVVSHNQENLFGDISDLSEMETDGEESFIEVENETFKNNKSELSSEDSEHLQNNSTTKCISNFSVLTTEIFQVDPHLINEAKECTYKQEEKGDIHDNNSASCEDIHRTTEIQKELVNGSVSFRVNKTQNENSSRISKSSDSEDCETSLNFNPNSKVCLSEEVTTKEHILGITNEKYDLLSQSNADSVPDEMEISLQASENNTIDCSSFQDSVFDINLHVNTFVSTDSSDQNKPEKSYDKITLSSCEDVANKHEETLNEDSLENNSSNQEKQVNCKYVLKNSADLMTYEKSIKSNTTHMISDGEAKKETVESSEILSTVTERGINETELKHSDVKKPYSSSVAESSLNTFDFKVHAHLLSQDINIETLTHDNLTPPKKKEDCISENRSCIKQNSVNVEVQNLHSTNVINNIKDTEMMPEKEKVGDGNLPLQDIFAKHSSSQKQDSGHHPDAMRHESDEIIAATKKYSPGPKPSVDSESSLEMGTLSRPPNVKAILEVPVTSGLKQVSGIKHDFQNHKVLIGNNVSFNGTSDLNCSANDSEGEPETFIPHRMLKKLGSQRPRTLCLSDNGLGESELLFATNSVNIPTLDQYKNNNNVDESVNVNQGNKDTQEDASRKSAFKINVNFCATKLTPKCHTVPELQHSENQESAEFVIEAYEKLIEVRSQEPNINMFLSGHQDRSDSGKYFELLQFNVHQQKEKDKATEISVEPSSNSRAQSNVNENSMPLCTTLLSKTQTEPTVSALPTNSIVSGSHNNLDKNPTPACTSLSLDTLAESAIIPLPVKIKTSRSQSNVNENSMPVCTSLLSETEKEPTASTLPVESTPSRSQNNLTHRNSTPLCHSLSLNGKMEPSITALPIKITASSSQNNVDENGVPVCTSLSSDIQKKSTVSTLAIKSIPSELDKETILAKEKGLNKYVYNSVENDASVPSAKKNVMLGMMKEGELCGTIPTVHATADTSTSSQPSSDCLRKMRSEMGPPLPPLLAPLTATPPRVPRPVSPLSSSFMSPMEELVSPLKETPIPPLMSPLSDVQKCKSLSFDTPSPSDMNNLGRIQSSPLQFCAATPKHALPVPGRLPQSAVTASTSSASIHQENSVKILDTMYPELSARARTLNILKGNVKPIRFVPSLDSSLLGQGNRLSGFTAINPSATVFTKTVKTCDSKNSPFQPPKETTESKRLSSDQTRKRPFVLLPKSAAKKLCLDGYSPVANRLNSPVSASSDSEANKLDNPLSEVNRNEKNNLPETVTTSSILAVGMKGLFEKIEHCCFDLWPVVHSHIIVGNISVMPVMRDEEKEVIYEICVSKKLSAEEFLSAIAMKLKTEKNILSKNYLQALCRVYVGICRQLGDLERARVFAYNVLKEGFPDSEKLALFIASTWCDVFSMQGLINKSVMSVIMARAKGDILKCFQAYTRSNKSTPCAIAQVVSGIFIALETGLNMRFQSHEKYGEDLSSNVWEYIYATELLCTQQQWTWTHDNLICKQIWPQMDKWIKQFKASSQTSIPEVSVAAILRLIGRLGQIGMKEGFLASVKNVASVINTFGRHSNKEGMPWGVQLAAFYAIYDLSPCNPKEAMDSLATWRSEVSQTVPPAVTSCLTQLNCVYRQMTTLT, from the exons AAATCGACAAAA GTAAAGTCCAGCTCCTTTTACAGGAAATTTGGATGTGCATAGAGCCTTCAGGTCCAGAATCACAGTGGAAAGAAAACATGGCTGTTTGTG TTGAGAGTGGTAAACAACTGAGAATGCCCCCTAGTGTACAGAGCTCCAAGCCGAACCAGCATCTTCTCAATGAACTGGAAAATCAATTTCCTTGTCACAGTACTACATCTCTCACTAGCCCTCTAAGAGACATCTCCAGAGAATCATCTGTTCAGAGCAGTCCATTAAGTTCTCCAGGTTTGCAGCATACTTATATGTTGCCTGTTGAACCCAAAtctaagaaacaaaagaaattgaaaagGAAAGGCACCCGTATTACAAaaaatgatgattttattactacaactgCATTGAATGGTCAAACACCAGAACATTCTGACAAAGAGCAACACAATGATAGTGATTTTATTCATTCTTCTGAAGCATTCAGTGCTGATTCCTGTGAAAATCTTGAAGAAATAATGAACTGTTTTGAGCCCTTGCCCCCACCTCTGTCTCCTGTACACTCTGTAGTGTCACATAATcag GAAAATTTATTTGGTGACATATCAGATTTAAGTGAAATGGAAACCGATGGTGAAGAATCATTTATTGAAGTTGAAAATGAAACTTTTAAGAATAACAAATCTGAACTAAGTAGTGAGGATTCTGAGCACTTGCAAAATAATTCAACAACAAAATGCATATCGAACTTTTCTGTGCTTACTACTGAAATCTTCCAGGTAGACCCACACCTTATAAATGAAGCAAAAGAATGTACTTATAAACAAGAGGAAAAAGGTGATATTCATGATAATAACTCTGCTTCCTGTGAAGATATTCATcgtactacagagatacaaaaagagTTGGTCAATGGCAGTGTCAGTTTCAGAGTGAATAAAACCCAGAATGAAAACTCGTCGAGGATAAGTAAAAGTAGTGATTCAGAAGACTGTGAGACAAGTTTGAATTTTAACCCCAATTCTAAAGTCTGTCTAAGTGAAGAAGTTACAACTAAAGAGCACATTCTAGGCATAACCAATGAAAAATATGATCTTTTGTCTCAAAGCAATGCAGACTCAGTCCCAGATGAAATGGAAATAAGCTTACAGGCATCGGAAAACAATACAATTGATTGTTCTTCATTTCAGGATTCTGTATTTGATATAAATTTGCATGTAAATACATTTGTTTCAACAGACAGTTCAGAtcaaaataaaccagaaaaaagTTATGATAAAATTACTCTCAGTAGCTGTGAAGATGTTGCAAATAAACACGAAGAAACATTGAATGAAGATTCTCTTGAAAATAATTCTTCGAACCAGGAAAAGCAAGTTAACTGCAAATATGTATTGAAGAATTCAGCAGATCTTATGACTTATGAGAAATCCATAAAAAGTAACACAACACACATGATCAGTGATGGTGAAGCAAAGAAAGAAACAGTGGAGAGTTCTGAGATTTTGTCAACAGTTACGGAAAGGGGCATCAATGAAACAGAACTAAAACACTCCGATGTGAAAAAGCCATATAGCAGCTCTGTGGCTGAGAGTAGTTTGAATACTTTTGACTTTAAGGTTCATGCTCACTTGCTTAGCCAAGATATTAATATTGAAACATTGACGCATGACAATCTCACACCACCAAAAAAgaaagaggattgtatttcagaAAATAGAAGTTGCATCAAACAGAACTCTGTGAATGTTGAAGTACAGAATTTGCACTCCactaatgtaataaataatattaaggaTACCGAAATGATgccagaaaaagaaaaggttGGTGATGGAAATCTGCCGTTACAAGATATCTTTGCTAAACACAGTTCTTCACAAAAACAAGATAGTGGCCACCACCCGGATGCTATGCGACATGAGTCTGATGAAATAATTGCTGCAACAAAGAAATACAGTCCTGGTCCTAAACCCTCTGTTGATTCAGAGTCTTCTTTAGAAATGGGAACATTAAGCAGACCACCTAATGTTAAAGCTATATTGGAAGTGCCTGTTACCTCTGGTTTGAAACAAGTCTCAGGAATAAAACATGATTTTCAAAATCATAAAGTATTAATCGGAAATAATGTCTCTTTTAATGGCACATCTGATCTAAATTGTAGTGCTAATGATTCAGAAGGTGAACCCGAGACTTTTATACCACATAGAATGCTTAAGAAACTGGGAAGCCAACGTCCACGAACCTTATGTTTAAGTGATAATGGTTTGGGAGAGTCCGAGTTGTTATTTGCAACAAATTCTGTAAATATTCCCACTCTTgaccaatataaaaataacaataatgttgatgaatcagtaaatgtaaatcaGGGCAATAAAGATACACAGGAAGATGCCAGTAGAAAGTCGGCTTTTAAAATTAATGTCAATTTCTGTGCAACAAAATTAACTCCCAAGTGTCATACAGTACCAGAACTACAACATTCAGAAAATCAAGAATCTGCTGAATTTGTAATAGAAGCATATGAAAAGTTAATAGAAGTTAGAAGCCAAGAACCTAATATAAATATGTTTCTTTCTGGTCATCAGGATAGGAGTGACTCTGgaaaatattttgaacttttacagTTTAATGTACATCAACAAAAGGAAAAGGACAAAGCGACTGAAATATCTGTAGAACCTTCCAGTAATTCAAGAGCTCAGagtaatgtaaatgaaaatagtaTGCCTTTGTGCACCACTCTTTTATCAAAAACCCAAACAGAACCAACAGTGTCTGCATTACCTACTAATAGCATAGTTTCAGGATCTCACAATAATCTTGATAAAAATCCTACACCTGCATGTACTAGTCTTTCGTTGGACACTCTAGCAGAATCGGCAATAATCCCATTACCTGTTAAAATCAAGACCTCAAGATCTCAAAGTAATGTGAATGAAAATAGTATGCCTGTGTGCACCAGTCTTTTGTCAGAGACTGAGAAAGAACCAACAGCATCAACACTGCCTGTTGAAAGTACACCATCAAGATCTCAAAATAATCTTACACATAGAAATAGCACACCGCTGTGCCACAGTCTTTCATTGAATGGTAAGATGGAACCATCAATAACTGCTTTACCTATTAAAATCACAGCATCAAGTTCTCAAAATAATGTAGATGAAAATGGTGTTCCTGTGTGCACCAGTCTTTCATCAGATATCCAGAAAAAATCAACAGTATCGACATTGGCTATTAAAAGCATACCTTCTGAATTGGACAAGGAAACAATATTAGCAAAGGAAAAAGGCTTAAATAAATATGTCTACAACTCTGTAGAGAATGATGCGTCGGTtccatcagcaaaaaaaaatgtaatgttaggCATGATGAAAGAGGGGGAATTATGTGGAACAATTCCAACAGTGCATGCTACTGCGGATACTTCTACCTCATCACAACCCTCTTCAGATTGTCTAAGAAAAATGCGATCAGAGATGGgccctccacttcctcctctgcTAGCACCCCTTACAGCTACACCACCTCGAGTACCGAGACCTGTCTCTCCCCTTTCATCTTCTTTCATGTCACCAATGGAAGAATTGGTTTCCCCCTTAAAAGAGACACCTATTCCTCCTCTTATGTCTCCACTTTCAGACGTACAAAAATGTAAATCTCTATCTTTTGACACTCCTTCACCTTCTGACATGAATAATTTAGGAAGAATACAATCTTCTCCTTTGCAGTTTTGTGCAGCTACTCCAAAGCATGCTTTACCTGTTCCTGGTAGGCTGCCTCAGTCAGCTGTTACTGCCAGcacatcatctgctagtatacATCAAGAGAACTCTGTAAAGATTTTGGACACAATGTACCCAGAACTTTCTGCCCGTGCTAGAACTTTAAATATTCTTAAAGGGAATGTCAAACCTATCAGGTTTGTCCCTTCATTGGACAGCAGTTTACTCGGACAAGGTAATAGACTTTCAGGTTTTACAGCCATTAACCCTTCTGCTACTGTATTTACTAAAACAGTTAAAACCTGTGACTCTAAAAACAGCCCTTTCCAGCCTCCAAAAGAAACCACTGAATCCAAAAGACTGAGTTCTGATCAAACAAGGAAGAGACCCTTTGTTCTTTTGCCTAAGAGTGCTGCCAAGAAGCTTTGTTTAGATGGTTATTCACCAGTTGCCAATAGGTTAAATAGTCCAGTCTCTGCCTCCAGTGATTCGGAGGCAAACAAACTTGACAACCCCCTTTCTGAGGTCAAcaggaatgaaaaaaacaatttgcCGGAAACTGTGACCACTTCCAGCATTCTGGCTGTTGGAATGAAGGGACTTTTTGAAAAAATTGAACATTGCTGTTTTGATTTGTGGCCTGTTGTCCATAGTCATATCATTGTTGGGAACATTTCTGTCATGCCAGTAATGAGAGACGAAGAAAAGGAGGTTATCTATGAAATCTGTGTATCAAAAAAG cTGTCTGCAGAAGAATTTCTTTCAGCTATTGCCATgaaattgaaaactgaaaaaaatatcctGAGTAAAAACTATCTCCAAGCCCTTTGTCGTGTTTATGTTGGAATCTGTCGACAACTTGGGGACTTAGAAAGAGCACGAGTTTTCGCATATAATGTTTTGAAAGAAG GCTTCCCAGATTCTGAAAAGCTGGCTTTATTCATTGCAAGCACGTGGTGTGATGTTTTCTCCATGCAGGGTCTCATTAATAAATCTGTAATGTCTGTGATTATGGCAAGAGCTAAAGGAgatattttaaagtgtttccaGGCATACACACGCTCCAACAAG AGTACCCCATGTGCTATAGCACAGGTTGTTTCTGGTATATTCATTGCCTTGGAAACTGGACTAAATATGAGATTCCAGAGCCATGAAAAATACGGTGAAGATTTAAGTTCTAATGTATGGGAGTACATTTATGCCACTGAACTTTTGTGTACCCAGCAGCAGTGGACATGGACCCATGACAATTTAATTTG cAAACAAATCTGGCCACAGATGGACAAGTGGATTAAGCAATTTAAAGCTTCATCACAAACGAGTATACCTGAAGTTAGTGTTGCAGCCATACTACGTctaattg gTCGACTTGGGCAGATTGGTATGAAGGAAGGATTCTTAGCTTCTGTGAAAAATGTTGCTAGTGTCATTAACACTTTTGGCAGACATTCTAATAAAGAAG GTATGCCCTGGGGTGTCCAGCTGGCTGCATTCTATGCAATATATGATTTGTCTCCATGCAATCCAAAAGAAGCAATGGACTCCCTAGCAACGTGGCGATCAGAAGTTTCACAAACAGTCCCTCCTGCTGTGACCAGCTGTCTGACACAGCTGAACTGTGTGTACCGTCAGATGACAACTCTAACCTAA